From one Paractinoplanes brasiliensis genomic stretch:
- a CDS encoding DUF5999 family protein, with the protein MCQHQTPCPSADAIDREAARTVSTCREQGWSLLCNGVIVFEDTGEILPDGTMIEPHRGPAPHALAA; encoded by the coding sequence ATGTGCCAGCACCAGACCCCCTGTCCCAGCGCAGACGCCATCGATCGTGAGGCGGCCCGCACCGTTTCGACGTGCCGAGAGCAAGGTTGGAGCCTGCTCTGCAACGGCGTCATCGTCTTCGAGGACACCGGCGAGATCCTGCCCGACGGCACGATGATCGAGCCGCACCGGGGCCCCGCCCCGCACGCTCTCGCGGCCTGA
- the gcvP gene encoding aminomethyl-transferring glycine dehydrogenase, protein MTFANRHIGPDAEEQTHMLKAIGYASLDALMDAAIPEVIRWHGSLELPAAASEEETIAELRAIASQNRVTTSMIGLGYYGTHTPAVIKRNVLENPAWYTAYTPYQPEISQGRLEALLNFQTMVTDLTGLTTANASMLDEGTAVAEAMTLAKRASKSKSRTYVVDADTLPQTLAVLRTRAEPLGIELKLVDLDAGDPLPGEFFGLHLQYPGASGAVRDHAALVEAAHARGALVTVAADLLALTLLRAPGEIGADIAAGTTQRFGVPLGFGGPHAGYLAVRAGLERSLPGRLVGVSKDADGAPAYRLALQTREQHIRREKATSNICTAQVLLAVMASMYAVYHGPRGLRGIAERVHHHALTVAGSLTAGGVRVAHDAFFDTVTAVVPGRAAEVVAAAAEAGIDLRLVDADRVSVAADETTTEAHVAAVVRAFGVRETAVADCGAKPLARTSEYLTHPVFRTHHSETSMLRYLRRLSDRDYALDRGMIPLGSCTMKLNATTEMEPVTWPEFADIHPYAPAANTAGYEKLVATLESWLAEITGYDAVSVQPNAGSQGELAGLLAIRGYHRSRGESHRDVCLIPSSAHGTNAASAVMAGMRVVVVACDDLGNVDMADLHAKIEKHAESLAAIMVTYPSTHGVYETSIADLCAAVHEAGGQVYVDGANLNALVGFARPGTFGADVSHLNLHKTFCIPHGGGGPGVGPVAVRRHLASFLPGDPLEPGEHHAVSAAAHGSAGILPISWAYLRMMGPDGLVAATGTAVLAANYVAARLREHFPVLYAGNNGLVAHECILDLRPITKATGVTVDDVAKRLIDYGFHAPTMSFPVAGTLMVEPTESEDLAELDRFVAAMIAIKGEIDQVAAGVWPAKDNPLANAPHTASAVTADEWEHPYPRSVAGFPAGVDRTAKYWPPVRRIDGAYGDRNLVCSCPSPEAFED, encoded by the coding sequence ATGACGTTCGCCAACCGGCATATCGGGCCGGATGCGGAAGAGCAGACCCACATGCTCAAGGCCATCGGGTACGCGTCGCTGGACGCTCTGATGGACGCGGCGATCCCCGAGGTGATCCGCTGGCACGGGTCGCTGGAGCTGCCCGCGGCCGCCTCCGAGGAGGAGACGATCGCCGAGCTGCGCGCGATCGCGTCGCAGAACAGGGTGACGACCTCGATGATCGGGCTGGGGTACTACGGCACGCACACCCCGGCGGTGATCAAGCGGAATGTCCTGGAGAACCCGGCCTGGTACACGGCGTACACGCCGTATCAGCCGGAGATCAGCCAGGGCCGGCTGGAGGCGCTGCTCAACTTCCAGACCATGGTGACCGACCTGACGGGGTTGACCACGGCGAACGCGTCGATGCTGGACGAGGGCACCGCGGTCGCCGAGGCGATGACGCTGGCCAAGCGGGCTTCGAAGAGCAAGTCCCGGACGTACGTGGTGGACGCGGACACGTTGCCGCAGACGCTCGCGGTGCTGCGGACGCGGGCCGAGCCGCTGGGCATCGAGCTCAAGTTGGTCGATCTTGACGCGGGTGACCCGCTGCCCGGCGAGTTCTTCGGCCTGCACCTGCAATACCCAGGGGCTTCCGGAGCCGTACGGGATCACGCGGCGCTCGTCGAGGCGGCGCACGCCCGGGGTGCTCTGGTGACGGTGGCCGCCGACCTGCTGGCGTTGACGTTGCTGCGGGCGCCGGGGGAGATCGGGGCTGACATCGCGGCGGGCACGACCCAGCGTTTCGGGGTGCCGCTCGGGTTCGGTGGTCCGCACGCCGGTTACCTGGCCGTGCGGGCGGGGCTGGAGCGGTCGTTGCCGGGCCGGCTGGTCGGCGTGTCGAAGGACGCGGACGGCGCTCCGGCGTACAGGCTGGCGTTGCAGACCCGTGAGCAGCACATCCGTCGTGAGAAGGCGACCAGCAACATCTGTACGGCGCAGGTCCTGCTCGCGGTGATGGCGAGCATGTACGCCGTCTACCACGGTCCGCGGGGGCTGCGGGGGATCGCCGAGCGGGTGCACCACCACGCGTTGACCGTGGCGGGCAGCTTGACGGCGGGTGGCGTGCGGGTGGCGCACGACGCGTTCTTCGACACGGTGACGGCGGTTGTCCCGGGCCGGGCGGCGGAGGTGGTGGCCGCGGCGGCCGAGGCCGGCATCGACCTGCGGCTGGTGGACGCCGACCGGGTGTCGGTGGCGGCCGACGAGACGACGACCGAGGCGCACGTCGCTGCGGTTGTGCGGGCTTTCGGCGTACGGGAAACCGCTGTCGCCGATTGTGGGGCGAAGCCCCTGGCGCGCACGAGCGAGTACCTGACGCATCCGGTGTTCCGCACGCACCATTCCGAGACGAGCATGCTGCGGTATCTGCGCAGGCTGTCCGACCGGGACTACGCGCTGGACCGGGGCATGATCCCGCTGGGGTCGTGCACGATGAAGCTGAACGCGACCACCGAGATGGAGCCGGTGACCTGGCCGGAGTTCGCTGACATCCACCCGTACGCCCCGGCGGCGAACACGGCCGGCTACGAGAAGCTGGTGGCGACGCTGGAGTCGTGGCTGGCCGAGATCACCGGGTACGACGCGGTGAGCGTGCAGCCGAACGCGGGGTCGCAGGGTGAGCTGGCCGGTCTGCTGGCGATCCGGGGTTATCACCGTTCGCGGGGCGAGTCCCACCGGGACGTGTGCCTGATCCCGTCGAGCGCGCACGGCACGAACGCGGCCAGCGCCGTGATGGCCGGGATGCGGGTGGTCGTGGTGGCCTGCGACGATCTCGGCAACGTGGACATGGCCGACCTGCACGCCAAGATCGAGAAGCATGCGGAGTCCCTCGCCGCGATCATGGTGACGTACCCGTCGACCCACGGCGTGTACGAGACGTCGATCGCCGATCTGTGCGCGGCGGTGCACGAGGCGGGCGGGCAGGTCTACGTCGACGGGGCCAACCTGAACGCGCTGGTCGGGTTCGCCCGGCCGGGCACGTTCGGCGCCGACGTGTCGCATCTGAACCTGCACAAGACGTTCTGCATCCCGCACGGCGGTGGCGGTCCGGGTGTCGGCCCGGTCGCGGTCCGGCGGCATCTGGCTTCGTTCCTGCCGGGTGACCCGTTGGAGCCGGGGGAGCACCACGCGGTGTCGGCGGCGGCGCACGGCTCGGCCGGTATTCTGCCGATCTCGTGGGCGTACCTGCGGATGATGGGCCCGGACGGGCTGGTGGCGGCGACCGGCACGGCGGTGCTGGCCGCCAACTATGTGGCGGCTCGGCTGCGCGAGCACTTCCCGGTGCTGTACGCGGGCAACAACGGCCTGGTCGCGCACGAGTGCATCCTCGACCTGCGGCCGATCACGAAGGCGACCGGGGTGACGGTCGACGACGTGGCCAAGCGGCTGATCGACTACGGCTTCCACGCGCCGACGATGTCGTTCCCGGTGGCCGGCACGCTGATGGTGGAGCCGACCGAGAGCGAGGACCTGGCCGAGCTGGACAGGTTCGTCGCCGCGATGATCGCCATCAAGGGCGAGATCGACCAGGTGGCGGCGGGGGTGTGGCCGGCGAAGGACAACCCTCTGGCGAACGCGCCGCACACCGCTTCGGCGGTCACGGCCGACGAGTGGGAGCACCCGTACCCGCGGTCGGTGGCCGGGTTCCCCGCGGGGGTGGACCGTACGGCCAAGTACTGGCCGCCGGTGCGCCGCATCGACGGGGCGTACGGGGATCGGAACCTGGTTTGTTCGTGCCCCTCGCCGGAGGCGTTCGAGGACTGA
- the mgrA gene encoding L-glyceraldehyde 3-phosphate reductase yields the protein MTYTPASNRYDTMPYRRTGRSGLRLPVISLGLWHNFGHERPWQRQRDIVLRAFDLGVTHFDLANNYGPPPGSAEQNFGRILAGDLKAHRDEIVVSTKAGYEMWPGPYGDFGSRKYLVSSLDQSLKRLGLDYVDIFYHHRPDPETPLEETMGALDAVVRAGKAQYVGLSNYDSSQTAAAAAILRDLGTPLLIHQPSYSILNRRIEKDNLLDTLGEAGAGCIAFSPLQQGLLTDRYLNGIPDDSRVRTSRFLNEDALDNRTLARLHALNDIARRRGQSLAQMALAWALRDERMTSLIIGASSVQQLEDNVAAVGNLALSEAELGDIDGTVLDL from the coding sequence GTGACCTACACCCCCGCGAGCAACCGCTACGACACCATGCCCTACCGGCGGACCGGCCGAAGCGGGCTGCGCCTGCCCGTCATCTCGCTCGGACTGTGGCACAACTTCGGCCACGAACGGCCCTGGCAACGCCAGCGCGACATCGTGCTGCGCGCCTTCGACCTCGGCGTCACCCATTTCGACCTGGCCAACAACTACGGCCCGCCGCCCGGCAGCGCCGAGCAGAACTTCGGCCGCATCCTGGCCGGCGACCTCAAAGCCCACCGCGACGAAATCGTCGTGTCGACCAAAGCCGGATACGAGATGTGGCCCGGACCGTACGGCGATTTCGGCTCCCGCAAATACCTGGTCAGCTCGCTCGACCAGTCGCTGAAACGGCTCGGCCTCGACTACGTCGACATTTTCTACCACCACCGGCCCGACCCGGAGACCCCGCTCGAGGAAACCATGGGCGCCCTCGACGCCGTCGTACGCGCGGGCAAGGCCCAATACGTCGGCCTGTCCAACTACGACTCGTCGCAGACGGCGGCCGCGGCGGCCATTCTGCGCGATCTCGGCACGCCGCTGCTCATTCACCAGCCGTCGTACTCGATCCTCAACCGCCGGATCGAGAAGGACAACCTGCTCGACACCCTCGGCGAGGCCGGCGCCGGCTGCATCGCCTTCAGCCCTCTGCAGCAGGGACTGCTGACCGACCGCTATCTCAACGGCATTCCCGACGATTCCCGCGTCCGAACCAGCCGGTTCCTCAACGAGGACGCCCTGGACAACCGGACACTCGCACGGCTGCACGCGCTCAACGACATAGCCCGTCGGCGCGGGCAGTCCCTGGCCCAGATGGCCCTCGCCTGGGCCCTGCGCGACGAACGCATGACCAGCCTCATCATCGGCGCCAGCAGCGTGCAACAGCTCGAGGACAACGTCGCCGCCGTCGGCAACCTGGCCCTGTCCGAGGCCGAACTGGGCGACATCGACGGCACCGTCCTCGACCTGTAA